Proteins encoded in a region of the Streptomyces sp. NBC_00513 genome:
- a CDS encoding methyltransferase, whose amino-acid sequence MSTTSLPSPDRAAALRAALLAAGFTADGLLDLLGAPAYAALARSETVPALRATRGRADDPLAGLVRLFLLRQPVPYGHARAALPVDAALEDGWLRREGDEVYATVDVRPYGGPDGEDWFIVSDLGCAVGGAGGIGRREEGVVLGVGGASTTLAGITVRVPVGSALDVGTGSGIQALHAARHATRVTATDVNPRALEFTRLTLALSGEAEAELLAGSLFEPVGDTTYDLIVSNPPFVISPGARLTYRDGGMGGDDLCRTLVQQAGEHLNPGGYAQFLGNWQHVEGEDWHDRLRSWVPRGCDAWIVQRDVQDVTQYAELWLRDAGDHRSDPAEYERRYADWLDEFEARKTKAVGFGWITLRRTDAAEPSIVVEEWPHSVEQPLGEAVLAHFARQDYLREHDDAALLSGYFVLAEEIVQEQVGAPGAEDPEHVVLRQNRGMRRATKVDTVGAGFAGVCDGSLSAGRILDAIAQLMQEDPVVLRDRTPEAIRMLVEQGFLDPVRDPAP is encoded by the coding sequence GTGAGTACCACCAGCCTTCCCTCGCCCGACCGTGCCGCCGCGCTCCGCGCCGCCCTGCTGGCCGCCGGCTTCACCGCCGACGGGCTGCTCGACCTGCTCGGCGCCCCCGCCTACGCCGCGTTGGCCCGCAGCGAGACCGTCCCCGCCCTGCGCGCCACCCGGGGCCGCGCGGACGACCCGCTCGCCGGCCTGGTCCGGCTGTTCCTGCTCCGGCAGCCCGTGCCGTACGGACACGCCCGCGCGGCGCTGCCCGTCGACGCGGCGCTGGAGGACGGGTGGCTGCGGCGGGAGGGCGACGAGGTGTACGCCACCGTCGACGTGCGCCCGTACGGCGGACCGGACGGCGAGGACTGGTTCATCGTCTCCGACCTGGGTTGCGCCGTGGGCGGGGCCGGCGGCATCGGCCGTCGTGAGGAGGGCGTGGTGCTGGGAGTGGGCGGCGCCTCCACGACTTTGGCCGGAATCACCGTCCGCGTCCCCGTGGGCTCGGCGCTCGACGTCGGCACCGGATCGGGCATCCAGGCCCTGCACGCGGCCCGGCACGCGACACGGGTCACGGCCACCGATGTCAACCCGAGGGCCCTGGAGTTCACCCGTTTGACGTTGGCGTTGTCCGGGGAGGCCGAGGCCGAACTGCTCGCCGGTTCCCTCTTCGAGCCGGTCGGCGACACCACCTACGACCTGATCGTGTCGAACCCGCCCTTCGTGATCTCCCCCGGCGCCCGCCTCACGTACCGCGACGGCGGCATGGGCGGAGACGACCTGTGCCGGACCCTGGTCCAGCAGGCCGGTGAGCACCTGAACCCGGGCGGGTACGCGCAGTTCCTCGGCAACTGGCAGCACGTCGAGGGCGAGGACTGGCACGACCGGCTCCGCTCCTGGGTGCCGCGCGGCTGCGACGCGTGGATCGTGCAGCGCGACGTGCAGGACGTGACGCAGTACGCGGAACTGTGGCTGAGGGACGCGGGCGACCACCGCAGCGATCCCGCCGAGTACGAGCGCCGCTACGCGGACTGGCTGGACGAGTTCGAGGCCCGCAAGACCAAGGCGGTCGGCTTCGGCTGGATCACGCTGCGCCGTACGGACGCGGCCGAGCCGTCGATCGTGGTCGAGGAATGGCCGCACTCGGTGGAGCAGCCGCTGGGCGAGGCCGTCCTGGCGCATTTCGCCCGCCAGGACTACCTGCGCGAACACGACGACGCGGCGCTGCTGTCGGGGTACTTCGTCCTGGCCGAGGAGATCGTCCAGGAGCAGGTCGGCGCGCCCGGCGCGGAGGACCCCGAGCATGTCGTGCTCCGGCAGAACCGCGGAATGCGCCGGGCCACGAAGGTGGACACCGTCGGGGCCGGGTTCGCCGGAGTGTGTGACGGCTCACTCAGCGCGGGCCGGATCCTGGACGCCATCGCCCAGCTGATGCAGGAGGACCCGGTGGTGCTGCGGGACCGGACCCCGGAGGCGATCCGGATGCTGGTGGAGCAGGGCTTCCTGGATCCCGTGCGCGATCCCGCGCCGTAG
- a CDS encoding sodium-translocating pyrophosphatase, with protein MTGLFTPNAPIGNSDLAAAVLTDDNRLIVIVIAAVALLALVVAQILVRQVLAADEGTTGMKEIAAAVQEGANAYLGRQLRTLGVFAVVVFFLLFLLPADDWSQRAGRSAFFLVGALFSAATGYIGMRLAVRANVRVAAAAREATPAEGEPAKDLTEVAHKAMRIAFRTGGVVGMFTVGLGLLGASCVVLVYAADAPKVLEGFGLGAALIAMFMRVGGGIFTKAADVGADLVGKVEQGIPEDDPRNAATIADNVGDNVGDCAGMAADLFESYAVTLVAALILGKVAFGDLGLAFPLIVPAIGVVTAMIGIFAVSPRRSDRSGMTAINRGFFISAAISLVLVGIAVYAYLPATYKELVGVEDPAILNHSGDPRILAVVAVAIGIVLAALIQQLTGYFTETSRRPVRDIGKSSLTGAATVVLAGISVGLESAVYTALLIGLGVYGAFLLGGTSIMLALFAVALAGTGLLTTVGVIVAMDTFGPVSDNAQGIAEMSGDVEGAGAQVLTDLDAVGNTTKAITKGIAIATAVLAAAALFGSYNDAIATAVKQVGAKAGEMNLSLDIAQPNNLVGLILGAAVVFLFSGLAINAVSRSAGAVVYEVRRQFREHPGIMDYTEKPEYGRVVDICTKDALRELATPGLLAVLTPIAVGFSLGVGALGSFLAGAIGTGTLMAVFLANSGGAWDNAKKLVEDGHHGGKGSEAHAAVVIGDTVGDPFKDTAGPAINPLLKVMNLVALLIAPAIVQFSYGDDTSPTVRAVVAVLAIAVIIGAVYVSKRRGIAVGDEGEGGAAERVAQPTDPAVVS; from the coding sequence ATGACGGGGCTCTTCACCCCCAACGCGCCGATCGGCAACTCCGATCTGGCCGCCGCAGTACTCACCGATGACAATCGGCTCATCGTGATCGTGATTGCAGCGGTCGCACTTCTCGCACTCGTCGTCGCGCAGATCCTGGTCCGCCAGGTGCTCGCAGCCGACGAGGGCACCACCGGCATGAAGGAGATCGCCGCCGCTGTTCAGGAAGGCGCCAACGCCTACCTCGGACGGCAACTGCGCACCCTCGGCGTCTTCGCCGTCGTGGTGTTCTTCCTGCTCTTCCTGCTCCCCGCCGACGACTGGTCGCAGCGGGCGGGCCGCTCCGCCTTCTTCCTCGTCGGCGCGCTCTTCTCGGCCGCCACCGGCTACATCGGCATGCGCCTCGCGGTCCGCGCGAACGTCCGCGTGGCCGCCGCCGCCCGGGAGGCGACCCCCGCCGAGGGCGAACCCGCCAAGGACCTGACCGAAGTGGCCCACAAGGCCATGAGGATCGCCTTCCGCACCGGTGGCGTGGTCGGCATGTTCACCGTGGGCCTCGGCCTGCTCGGCGCCTCCTGCGTCGTGCTCGTCTACGCCGCCGACGCCCCCAAGGTCCTGGAGGGCTTCGGGCTCGGCGCCGCACTGATCGCCATGTTCATGCGTGTCGGCGGCGGCATCTTCACCAAGGCCGCCGACGTCGGCGCCGACCTGGTCGGCAAGGTCGAGCAGGGCATTCCGGAGGACGACCCCCGCAATGCCGCGACCATCGCCGACAACGTGGGCGACAACGTCGGCGACTGCGCCGGCATGGCGGCCGACCTCTTCGAGTCCTACGCCGTCACCCTCGTGGCCGCGCTGATCCTCGGCAAGGTCGCCTTCGGCGACCTGGGCCTGGCGTTCCCGCTGATCGTCCCCGCCATCGGCGTCGTCACCGCCATGATCGGCATCTTCGCGGTGTCCCCGCGCCGATCCGACCGCAGCGGGATGACCGCCATCAACCGCGGCTTCTTCATCTCCGCCGCGATCTCCCTGGTGCTCGTCGGGATTGCCGTCTACGCGTACCTGCCGGCCACCTACAAGGAGCTCGTCGGCGTCGAGGACCCGGCGATCCTCAACCACTCCGGTGACCCGCGGATCCTGGCCGTCGTCGCCGTCGCCATCGGCATCGTGCTCGCCGCCCTGATCCAGCAACTGACCGGCTACTTCACCGAGACCAGCCGGCGCCCCGTACGGGACATCGGCAAGTCCTCGCTGACCGGCGCGGCCACCGTCGTCCTCGCCGGGATCTCGGTGGGCCTGGAGTCCGCCGTCTACACCGCGCTGCTCATCGGCCTCGGCGTGTACGGGGCCTTCCTGCTCGGCGGCACCTCGATCATGCTGGCGCTCTTCGCGGTGGCCCTGGCCGGTACCGGCCTGCTGACCACCGTCGGCGTCATCGTCGCCATGGACACCTTCGGTCCGGTGTCGGACAACGCGCAGGGCATCGCCGAGATGTCCGGCGACGTCGAAGGCGCCGGCGCGCAGGTCCTGACCGACCTTGACGCCGTCGGCAACACCACCAAGGCCATCACCAAGGGCATCGCGATCGCCACCGCGGTGCTCGCCGCCGCCGCGCTCTTCGGCTCGTACAACGACGCCATTGCCACCGCGGTCAAGCAAGTCGGTGCCAAGGCCGGGGAGATGAACCTCAGCCTCGACATCGCGCAGCCCAACAACCTGGTCGGCCTGATCCTGGGCGCGGCCGTCGTGTTCCTGTTCTCCGGACTCGCCATCAACGCCGTCTCCCGCTCCGCGGGCGCCGTCGTCTACGAGGTGCGCCGGCAGTTCCGCGAGCACCCCGGGATCATGGACTACACCGAGAAGCCCGAGTACGGGCGCGTCGTGGACATCTGCACCAAGGACGCGCTGCGCGAACTCGCCACGCCCGGCCTGCTCGCCGTGCTCACCCCGATCGCGGTGGGCTTCTCGCTCGGTGTCGGCGCGCTCGGCTCGTTCCTCGCGGGCGCCATCGGCACCGGAACCCTGATGGCGGTCTTCCTCGCCAACTCCGGCGGCGCCTGGGACAACGCGAAGAAGCTCGTCGAGGACGGCCATCACGGAGGCAAGGGCAGCGAGGCCCACGCCGCTGTCGTCATCGGCGACACCGTCGGCGACCCGTTCAAGGACACCGCCGGCCCGGCCATCAACCCGCTGCTCAAGGTGATGAACCTGGTGGCCCTGCTGATCGCCCCGGCCATCGTGCAGTTCAGCTACGGCGACGACACCAGCCCGACCGTGCGGGCGGTCGTCGCGGTCCTGGCCATCGCCGTCATCATCGGCGCGGTGTACGTGTCCAAGCGGCGCGGCATCGCCGTGGGTGACGAGGGTGAGGGCGGCGCGGCCGAGCGAGTGGCGCAGCCCACAGATCCCGCGGTGGTTTCCTGA
- a CDS encoding ATP-binding protein: MATVELRFSAQPEHVRTARLVAAAVARRAGVEEAVLDEVRLAVGEACSRAVGLHRNNGLTGPVRVVLTEEEKIFSIEVGDDVPGPAGGSAEAVSGIAAALDPDNEGEDEMGLAVISGLVDDVEVTSGEAGGTIRMSWPVAKVSALP, from the coding sequence ATGGCCACCGTTGAACTGCGCTTCAGCGCCCAGCCCGAACACGTCCGGACGGCCCGCCTGGTCGCGGCCGCCGTGGCGCGCCGGGCCGGGGTGGAGGAAGCCGTCCTCGACGAGGTTCGCCTCGCCGTGGGTGAGGCCTGCTCGCGTGCCGTCGGGCTGCACCGCAACAACGGACTGACCGGTCCCGTCCGGGTCGTCCTGACCGAGGAGGAGAAAATTTTCTCCATCGAGGTCGGCGACGACGTTCCCGGTCCGGCCGGCGGTTCCGCCGAGGCCGTGTCGGGCATCGCGGCCGCCTTGGACCCGGACAACGAGGGTGAGGACGAAATGGGCCTCGCCGTGATCAGTGGGCTCGTCGACGACGTCGAGGTGACCAGTGGCGAAGCGGGCGGCACCATCAGGATGAGCTGGCCCGTGGCGAAGGTTTCCGCACTCCCGTAG
- the bldG gene encoding anti-sigma factor antagonist BldG has product MDLSLSTRTVGDRTVVEVGGEIDVYTAPKLREQLVELVNDGSYHLVVDMERVDFLDSTGLGVLVGGLKRVRAHEGSLRLVCNQERILKIFRITGLTKVFPIHTTVEDAVNATD; this is encoded by the coding sequence GTGGACCTGTCCCTGTCGACTCGCACTGTCGGCGACCGCACGGTCGTAGAGGTCGGTGGCGAGATTGATGTGTATACCGCGCCCAAGCTGCGCGAGCAGTTGGTGGAGTTGGTGAACGACGGCAGCTACCACTTGGTTGTCGACATGGAGCGAGTGGACTTCCTCGACTCCACCGGCCTCGGTGTGCTCGTGGGAGGCCTCAAGCGTGTTCGTGCGCACGAGGGCTCGCTGCGTCTGGTCTGCAACCAGGAGCGCATCCTGAAGATCTTCCGTATCACCGGTCTGACCAAGGTGTTCCCGATCCACACGACCGTGGAAGACGCCGTCAACGCCACCGACTGA
- a CDS encoding DEAD/DEAH box helicase, translating to MAFNHLPAGAHDALGPLSRTPVTHSVPMANTHRPGRPTAAADSRPTPSTVLDRLARGPSRAARITHTEHLPPRAGRHAVWPDRIRTDVVAAIQAAGIEHPWEHQAAAAEHALDGTSVVVATGTASGKSLAYLAPVLSALADGAEAPNGRGATALYLAPTKALAADQRRAVRELASPLGNAIRPAVYDGDTPVEEREWVRQYANYVLTNPDMLHRGILPAHPRWSSFLKALRYVVIDECHSYRGVFGSHVAQVLRRLRRLCARYGSEPVFLLASATSSDPATSASRLTGLKVVEVADDASPRGEVVFALWEPPLTDMKGEKGAPVRRTATAETADLLTDLVVQGVRTVAFVRSRRGAELIAVIAQERLAEVDRSLPRRVAAYRGGYLPEERRALERALHSGQLLGLAATTALELGVDVSGLDAVLITGYPGTRASLWQQAGRAGRSGQGALAVLVARDDPLDTYLVHHPEALFRRPVEATVLDPDNPYVLAPHLCAAAAELPLTEADLELFGPAAGGLLPQLEAAKLLRRRATAWHWTRRERASDLTDIRGGGGRPVQIVEAATGRLLGTVDESASHTAVHDGAVHLHQGRTYLVKHLDLEDSVALVEQADPPFSTTARDTTSIAVLETESEIPWGQGRLCFGSVEVTNQVVSYLRRKLISGEVLGEAKLDLPPRTLRTRAVWWTVTEDQLDEARINPEILGGALHAAEHASIGLLPLFATCDRWDIGGVSVPLHPDTLLPTVFVYDGHPGGAGFAERAFDTARTWLTATRDAIAACECEAGCPSCIQSPKCGNGNDPLHKRGAIRLLTRLLADAPEN from the coding sequence ATGGCATTCAATCACTTACCGGCAGGCGCGCACGACGCCTTGGGTCCATTGTCCCGCACGCCGGTGACACACTCGGTTCCAATGGCCAATACTCACCGTCCCGGTCGGCCCACGGCAGCCGCGGACTCTCGACCCACTCCGAGCACGGTCCTGGACCGGCTGGCACGGGGGCCTTCTCGAGCTGCGCGCATCACCCATACGGAGCACTTGCCCCCTCGGGCGGGTCGTCATGCGGTCTGGCCCGACCGCATCCGAACTGATGTCGTGGCCGCCATTCAGGCCGCCGGAATCGAACATCCGTGGGAACACCAGGCCGCGGCGGCCGAGCACGCCCTCGACGGCACGTCCGTGGTCGTGGCCACCGGTACCGCCTCGGGCAAGTCCCTGGCCTACCTGGCCCCCGTGCTCTCCGCCCTCGCGGACGGTGCCGAGGCCCCCAACGGCCGGGGCGCGACCGCCCTGTACCTGGCCCCCACCAAGGCCCTGGCGGCCGACCAGCGGCGCGCCGTACGGGAGCTGGCGAGCCCGCTGGGCAACGCGATCCGGCCCGCCGTCTACGACGGGGACACACCCGTCGAGGAACGCGAGTGGGTGCGCCAGTACGCGAACTACGTGCTCACCAACCCCGACATGCTGCACCGCGGGATCCTCCCCGCCCATCCGCGCTGGTCCTCGTTCCTGAAGGCGCTGCGCTACGTCGTGATCGACGAGTGCCACAGCTACCGGGGGGTATTCGGCTCCCACGTGGCCCAGGTACTGCGCCGATTGCGGCGGCTGTGCGCCCGTTACGGCTCGGAACCCGTCTTCCTGCTGGCCTCCGCGACCTCCAGCGACCCGGCGACCTCCGCGTCCCGGCTGACCGGCCTGAAGGTCGTGGAGGTCGCCGACGACGCCTCTCCGCGCGGCGAGGTGGTCTTCGCCCTGTGGGAGCCCCCGCTGACCGACATGAAGGGCGAGAAGGGCGCTCCCGTACGCCGTACGGCCACCGCCGAGACCGCCGACCTGCTGACCGACCTGGTGGTCCAGGGGGTCCGCACGGTGGCCTTCGTGCGATCACGGCGCGGCGCCGAGCTGATCGCCGTGATCGCCCAGGAGCGGCTCGCCGAGGTGGACCGGTCCTTGCCACGGCGGGTGGCCGCGTACCGGGGCGGTTACCTGCCCGAGGAGCGGCGCGCCCTGGAGCGGGCCCTGCACTCCGGGCAACTGCTGGGGCTCGCCGCCACCACCGCCCTGGAACTCGGCGTGGACGTCTCCGGCCTGGACGCGGTGCTGATCACCGGCTATCCGGGGACGCGGGCCTCCCTGTGGCAGCAGGCCGGGCGGGCCGGCCGCTCGGGGCAGGGCGCCCTGGCCGTCCTGGTGGCCCGTGACGACCCGCTGGACACCTACCTGGTCCACCACCCCGAGGCGCTGTTCCGGCGGCCCGTGGAGGCCACTGTGCTGGATCCGGACAACCCGTACGTGCTCGCCCCGCACCTGTGCGCGGCAGCCGCCGAGCTCCCGCTGACCGAGGCGGACCTTGAACTCTTCGGACCGGCGGCCGGCGGCCTCCTCCCGCAGCTGGAGGCGGCGAAGCTGCTGCGCCGCCGGGCCACGGCCTGGCACTGGACCCGACGGGAACGCGCCTCGGACCTGACCGACATCCGGGGTGGCGGGGGCCGTCCCGTACAGATCGTGGAGGCGGCCACCGGCCGGCTGCTCGGCACCGTCGACGAGTCGGCCTCCCACACCGCCGTCCACGACGGGGCCGTTCATCTCCACCAGGGCCGCACCTACCTGGTGAAACACCTCGACCTGGAGGACTCGGTCGCGCTGGTGGAGCAGGCCGATCCGCCGTTCTCCACCACCGCGCGCGACACCACGTCCATCGCCGTGCTGGAGACCGAGAGCGAGATCCCGTGGGGCCAGGGCAGGCTCTGCTTCGGCTCCGTCGAGGTCACCAACCAGGTCGTCTCCTACCTGCGGCGCAAGCTGATCTCCGGCGAGGTGCTCGGCGAGGCCAAGCTCGACCTGCCGCCGCGCACCCTGCGCACCCGGGCCGTCTGGTGGACGGTCACCGAGGACCAGCTCGACGAGGCCCGGATCAACCCGGAGATCCTCGGCGGCGCCCTGCACGCCGCCGAACACGCCTCCATCGGCCTTCTCCCGCTGTTCGCCACCTGCGACCGCTGGGACATCGGCGGGGTCTCCGTCCCCCTGCACCCCGACACCCTGCTGCCCACGGTGTTCGTCTACGACGGCCACCCCGGCGGCGCCGGGTTCGCGGAACGCGCCTTCGACACGGCCCGCACGTGGCTGACGGCCACCCGCGACGCCATCGCGGCCTGCGAATGCGAGGCGGGCTGCCCCTCCTGCATCCAGTCACCCAAGTGCGGCAACGGCAACGACCCCCTCCACAAACGCGGCGCCATCCGCCTGCTGACCCGTCTGCTCGCCGACGCCCCGGAGAACTGA
- a CDS encoding Rv3654c family TadE-like protein: MRRDRGSATVWAALVTTVLGAVFGGVLLLGQAVVARHRAAAAADLAALAAAATWAHGPEAACATAVRVARAQGASLTACDVQGEVAEVVARAPTGPFAPALASRAGPPLPPSPAPGPGRHALPGPGPGRSTLLAPGPADTPSPGRGPTAVSPARDP, translated from the coding sequence GTGAGGCGGGACCGGGGCTCCGCCACCGTGTGGGCGGCGTTGGTGACGACGGTGCTGGGGGCGGTGTTCGGGGGTGTCCTGTTGCTCGGTCAGGCCGTCGTGGCGCGGCATCGGGCGGCTGCGGCCGCGGACCTGGCGGCCCTCGCCGCGGCGGCGACATGGGCGCACGGCCCCGAGGCCGCCTGCGCGACGGCGGTGCGGGTGGCGCGGGCACAGGGCGCGAGTCTGACCGCGTGCGACGTTCAGGGCGAGGTCGCCGAGGTCGTGGCCCGTGCCCCGACCGGCCCCTTCGCTCCCGCGCTCGCGTCCCGGGCGGGTCCGCCGCTCCCGCCCTCCCCTGCCCCGGGGCCCGGCCGACACGCCCTCCCGGGCCCGGGGCCCGGCCGATCCACCCTCCTGGCCCCGGGCCCGGCCGACACGCCCTCCCCAGGCCGGGGGCCGACCGCCGTGAGTCCGGCCCGGGATCCGTGA
- a CDS encoding TadE family type IV pilus minor pilin — MCRSEGNADGKGDRGYVTAEAALVIPALVLFAALLVWALMAAAAQIRCVDAARAGARAAARSEPAEIVVAAAGAAAPRGAEVRLERMGDLWRVRVAAPAPGPGGLPVRLGAQAVALAEDSVGPPP; from the coding sequence ATGTGCCGTTCTGAGGGAAACGCGGACGGAAAGGGCGACCGCGGATATGTGACCGCGGAGGCGGCTCTGGTGATTCCGGCGCTGGTGTTGTTCGCGGCGCTGCTGGTGTGGGCGCTGATGGCGGCGGCCGCGCAGATCCGGTGCGTGGACGCGGCCCGCGCGGGGGCTCGGGCCGCAGCCCGCTCGGAGCCAGCGGAGATCGTGGTGGCGGCGGCCGGAGCCGCCGCCCCGCGGGGAGCGGAGGTGCGTTTGGAGCGGATGGGGGACCTGTGGAGGGTTCGGGTCGCGGCGCCGGCGCCCGGGCCGGGCGGGCTGCCGGTACGCCTCGGTGCCCAGGCGGTGGCCTTGGCGGAGGACAGCGTGGGGCCGCCGCCGTGA
- a CDS encoding DUF4244 domain-containing protein codes for MRIIWFRVRSALSGRGRDAGMSTSEYAMGTIAACAFAAVLYKVVTSDVVSTALQSTIGKALDVPF; via the coding sequence ATGAGGATCATCTGGTTTCGAGTGCGGTCCGCGCTCAGTGGCCGCGGTCGCGATGCCGGGATGTCGACTTCGGAATACGCCATGGGCACGATCGCGGCGTGTGCGTTCGCTGCCGTTCTGTACAAGGTGGTCACGAGCGACGTGGTGTCGACGGCCCTTCAGTCGACCATCGGGAAGGCGCTCGATGTGCCGTTCTGA
- a CDS encoding type II secretion system F family protein has product MERQLPFAADLLAACLAAGAGPVEAAEVVGESLGGPVGERLAVAGAELRLGGEPGSGWGRLAEIPGARELAECLERAARTGAPAAEPVSRLASALRADRARQATTRAQRAAVLVTAPVGLCFLPAFLVVGVAPVVIGMAAGLLSGT; this is encoded by the coding sequence GTGGAGCGTCAACTTCCCTTTGCCGCAGACCTGTTGGCGGCCTGTCTCGCGGCCGGGGCCGGTCCGGTGGAGGCGGCCGAGGTGGTCGGGGAGTCGCTGGGCGGCCCCGTGGGGGAGCGACTGGCGGTGGCCGGGGCGGAACTGCGGCTCGGCGGCGAACCGGGTTCGGGGTGGGGGAGGTTGGCGGAGATACCGGGCGCCCGGGAGCTGGCGGAGTGCCTGGAGCGGGCCGCTCGCACGGGGGCCCCGGCCGCCGAGCCGGTCTCCCGCCTGGCGTCGGCCCTCAGGGCGGACCGGGCCCGACAGGCCACGACCCGGGCGCAGCGGGCCGCCGTACTCGTCACCGCGCCCGTGGGGCTGTGTTTCCTCCCCGCATTTCTTGTGGTGGGAGTGGCTCCAGTGGTGATTGGGATGGCTGCTGGTCTCCTCTCGGGCACTTGA
- a CDS encoding type II secretion system F family protein: MSAGTVGVAGSVPVLAGVLCAGAAAWMLAGGDQMSRRARLLPVDGAPVVPAGPALRERLLIAVRVLAARWREWSGVGVGVLVALLGGSVVPLALGAVSAPLLRRWLRGRDRERSREARAADVIALCGVTVGELRAGAQPGQALGAALRRTASGAGGLGAVEAGVLAAAAFGGDVARALREASREPGAEGLAGMAACWRVSVDGGAGLAAGLDRLEGALRAERDREESLRAQLAGARSTAVVLALLPLVGLVIGTGLGADPLAVLLHTPMGWGCLVAGAVLEALGMLWCRRIVRAGER; this comes from the coding sequence ATGAGCGCCGGGACGGTCGGGGTGGCGGGCTCGGTGCCGGTGCTCGCCGGGGTGCTCTGCGCCGGTGCCGCCGCCTGGATGTTGGCCGGAGGCGATCAGATGTCCCGACGGGCCCGGTTGTTGCCGGTCGATGGCGCCCCGGTGGTGCCGGCCGGACCAGCGCTTCGGGAGCGGCTGCTGATCGCGGTCCGGGTGCTGGCCGCGCGATGGCGGGAGTGGTCCGGCGTCGGGGTCGGGGTGTTGGTGGCGTTGCTCGGCGGTTCCGTGGTTCCGCTGGCACTGGGGGCGGTCTCGGCGCCGCTGCTGCGGAGATGGTTGAGGGGCCGGGACCGGGAACGGTCCAGGGAGGCCCGGGCCGCCGACGTGATCGCGTTGTGCGGGGTCACCGTGGGGGAACTGAGGGCGGGGGCGCAGCCCGGTCAGGCCCTGGGCGCGGCGCTGAGACGCACTGCGTCGGGCGCTGGTGGTCTGGGTGCGGTGGAGGCCGGGGTGCTGGCCGCAGCGGCTTTCGGCGGCGATGTGGCCCGGGCACTGCGTGAGGCGTCGCGGGAGCCGGGCGCGGAGGGGCTGGCCGGGATGGCGGCCTGCTGGCGGGTCTCCGTGGACGGCGGCGCCGGCCTGGCAGCCGGACTCGACCGACTGGAAGGGGCCTTGCGAGCGGAACGGGACCGGGAGGAGTCACTGCGGGCCCAGTTGGCCGGAGCTCGCTCGACGGCGGTGGTGCTGGCTTTGTTGCCTCTGGTGGGGCTGGTGATCGGTACCGGCCTCGGGGCGGACCCGCTCGCGGTCCTGCTGCACACCCCGATGGGGTGGGGCTGCCTGGTGGCGGGCGCGGTGCTGGAGGCGCTGGGAATGTTGTGGTGCCGACGGATCGTACGGGCGGGGGAGCGGTGA
- a CDS encoding TadA family conjugal transfer-associated ATPase: MSALLLDAVRQRLAESGAEPTPARVAAALRAQGRLLGDAEVLGAAAELRSELVGAGPLEALLADPEVTDVLVAAPDRVWVDRGGGLELTGVTFADAAAVRRLAQRLAAVAGRRLDDARPWVDARMPDGTRLHAVLPPVAVGSACLSLRVVRPKAFTLDELVTAGTLPPGGHELLRAMVEARLSFLVSGGTGTGKTTLLSALLSLVGPGERIVLAEDSAELRPDHPHVVRLETRPANQEGAGLVTLADLVRQALRMRPDRLVVGEVRGPEVADLLAALNTGHEGGCGTVHANAAAHVPARLEALGTAAGLDRAALHSQLAAALTLVIHLVRDRAGQRRVAEVHVLERDPAGLVVTVPALLWSARGFARERGWARLGPLLEVSR, encoded by the coding sequence ATGAGCGCGCTGCTTCTGGACGCGGTGCGGCAACGGCTCGCGGAGAGCGGCGCGGAGCCGACCCCGGCCAGGGTCGCGGCGGCCCTGCGGGCTCAGGGCCGGCTGCTCGGAGACGCGGAAGTGCTCGGTGCGGCAGCCGAGTTACGGTCAGAACTGGTCGGCGCCGGCCCGTTGGAGGCGCTCCTCGCCGACCCCGAGGTCACCGACGTGCTGGTGGCCGCACCCGACCGGGTGTGGGTGGACCGCGGAGGAGGGCTGGAACTCACCGGGGTGACCTTCGCCGACGCCGCGGCGGTACGCAGGCTCGCGCAACGGCTGGCCGCCGTAGCGGGACGGCGCCTCGACGACGCCCGGCCCTGGGTGGACGCCCGGATGCCGGACGGCACCCGACTGCATGCCGTGCTGCCACCGGTGGCCGTCGGATCCGCCTGCCTGTCACTGCGCGTCGTACGGCCGAAGGCATTCACGTTGGACGAGTTGGTGACCGCGGGGACCCTGCCGCCGGGTGGGCATGAACTGCTCCGGGCGATGGTCGAGGCCCGGCTCTCCTTCCTCGTCTCCGGAGGCACCGGGACGGGCAAGACCACCCTGCTGAGCGCCCTGTTGAGCCTGGTCGGACCGGGTGAACGGATCGTACTGGCCGAGGACTCGGCCGAGCTGCGCCCCGACCATCCGCACGTGGTGCGGCTGGAGACCCGGCCCGCGAATCAGGAGGGAGCAGGTCTCGTCACCCTGGCAGATCTGGTCCGGCAGGCGTTGAGGATGCGCCCCGATCGGCTGGTGGTCGGGGAAGTGCGGGGCCCGGAGGTGGCGGACCTGCTGGCCGCCCTCAATACGGGCCATGAAGGGGGCTGCGGCACTGTGCATGCCAATGCGGCAGCGCATGTGCCGGCGCGGTTGGAGGCGCTCGGTACGGCCGCGGGGCTCGATCGCGCCGCTCTGCACAGCCAGTTGGCGGCCGCACTGACCCTGGTGATCCACCTGGTTCGAGACCGGGCCGGGCAGCGCCGGGTGGCCGAGGTGCACGTCCTCGAACGGGACCCGGCCGGGCTGGTGGTGACGGTGCCCGCGTTGCTCTGGTCCGCGCGAGGGTTCGCACGGGAAAGGGGCTGGGCCCGGCTCGGTCCGCTGTTGGAGGTTTCCCGATGA